The genomic stretch TTCCTCGAGCCCGAGGGACGCACCTCGCCGGAGATCTACGTCAACGGGTTGTCCACGAGTCTGCCGCGGGAAGTGCAACACGAGGTCGTGCGCCGCATCCGCGGGCTCGAGGACGCCGTCATCGCGCGTTACGGATACGCGGTGGAGTACGATTACGTCCCTTCGGGACAGGTGCGCGACACGCTCGAAACACGCCTGGTCGAAGGCCTCTACTTGGCGGGACAGATCAACGGTACCTCGGGCTACGAGGAAGCTGCAGCGCAAGGTCTGATGGCGGGGATCAACGCGGCGGCGCGGCTGCTGGACCTGCCGCCTCTTGTCCTGCAGCGGTCCGAGGCCTACGTCGGCGTGCTCATCGACGATCTGGTGCGGCTGTCGCTGGTGGAGCCGTACCGCATGTTCACGTCGCGGGCGGAGTTTCGTCTGGGGCTGCGCATCGACAACGCCGACGAGCGCCTCATGCCGTACGCCGAGCGCTATGGGCTCTTGGATCCGCCGTTGCGACGTCACCGCGAGCGGATGGAGGCGGATCGAGCTCTTCTCGATGCGCTGCTCTCCCGCCGTCTCGATCCAGTGGCGGTGCGTTCTCTGGCGCAGCAGGCCGGTGTCGCGCCGGGACTAGGACCGTACACCGTGGAGAAGCTGGTGAAGCTCGGCATCCGAGCCGATGCGATCGCGACCTTGGTTCCGGAGATGCGGAGCGCGGACACCGAGTCCCTGGAGAAGCTGGAAGTGCGGGTGCGGTACGCCGGCTACGTGGCGCGGCAAGAACGAGAGGTGGCTGCGGCGCGCAAGCTCGAGGAGCGCGTGATCCCCGAGGAGCTGAGTTTTACCGCGATCTCGGGCTTGAGCACCGAATCGGTACAGAAGCTGGAGACGCTGCGACCGCGGACGATCGGGCAAGCGAGCCGCATCGACGGTGTCCGCGCCGCCGACGTCGCCCTCCTGCACGTGCATCTGGAGCGCTTCCGCCGCCAGCAATCGAGCCTGGGTGATGCGCCGTCATGAGCACTCCACCCGCGAGCAGCGGTGACGACCCAGGTGCCGCGATCGCCGCCATCGTTCGTGAGTCGGTCTCCGTTCTTCCCGCGCCGAACCCAGCTCTCGAACCACAGCTGCGGCAGTACTTGGAAGCACTCCTCGTCGCCAACCGCGGAATCAATCTCGTCTCGCGCAAGGACACGCTCGTGCACCTGGCCCGCTTCACAAGAGAGTGCCTGTTCCTCGCCAGCCTCCTGGAGCGAGACGCCTCGGCCCACCGGGATGCGATCGGGCTCTTGGATATCGGCTCTGGTGGTGGTTTCCCCGGCATCGTCCTCAAACTGGCCCTGCCTCAGGTGGAGACGGTCCTCGTGGAGGGAACGCAGAAGAAAGCCCGCTTCCTCGCCGATGTCTGCGGCAGCCTCGACCTCCGCGGCATCAAGGTGATCTGGGCTCGCGCCGAAGCTCTCGTGGATCGCGCTTCGCAGTACCATCGCCCAGACATGCGCCACGACTTCGACTGGGTGACGGCGAAGGGTCTCGGCCTGCTCCGCGATACCCTGGATCTCGCCGCACCGTTTCTGCGCGACGGGGGAGAACTCTGGACCTTCAAGGGCGCGGGCTATGAATCGGAAGTCGATGCCAGCCGCCGGCGCCTGACGCAGCTCGGCTGTCGACTGCAGCGAGTGGAGCGCATCCCAGTGGAGCAGGAATCCTATGTTCTCGCTGTGCGGCGCCTCCCGGGAAGCAAGCGTCCGTCTCAAAGTTGCGATTGAGACCCAGCTCCGGTAGGTCTTAGCGCCACCGCGCCGCAAATTTTGCGCTATCAACGCTAGCACCCACGCGCTGTTTCACGTGAAACATCCAACGGTGCAAAGAGCCAGGGAGATTCCAGACAGAGCCGTGCTGTCATGCCTTCATCTTGATTGATGGGGATCGTAGGAGTGTTTCACGTGAAACAATGGGGCTCGTCCCCCATCGTAGGAGGCCAGGAGCCGACAAGTGTTTCACGTGAAACAATTGGGTTCGCCACACCAAGCCCCCACGGCGAGTGTTTCACGTGAAACACTTCCTCGGTCCTCCCCTGGGCCCCTTGGAGCCTTGCTCGAGTCGAGAGGCCACCCCAGCTCTACCCTTCCAGCCCAGCGGGTGTTTCACGTGAAACAATTGCGTTCGCCACACCAGGCCCCCACGGAGTGTTTCACGTGAAACACTTCCTCGGTCCTCCCTCGGCCCCTTGGAGCCTTGCTCGAGTCGAGAGGCCACCCCACCTCTACCCTTCCAGCCAAGCGGGTGTTTCACGTGAAACAATGGGGAACGCCTGACCACCACCGCGAACGCTCCTGGAGAAGTTGGCTCACTTACTCATGTCCTTCCAGCAGGCTTGAGAATGTTTCACGTGAAACACTTGGGTCGGGACCACGTTGGCCACGCTTCACCCCAGAGGGCCAGTCTCGGTCGCGGGGCTGGTCATCCGAAGTAGGAGGATGCGCCCTTGGCTGGTGGCTGCGAAACCCAGCTGTCATTCTGCCTGTTTCACGTGAAACAACTGGGCTCCTGAGCCCAGAGCCGCCGAAGCCCTGTCCGCTGAGCAATAGCGCGCAAGTCCATGGTGCAGCGCATAGAGCGCGCCTAATCCAAACCCGCTCTGGCGCTAGCGCAGATAACGAGTCATGCCATTTTGGCAGTTGACGACAGGGTGGTCTTTGCCCATATATCAAAACGTCTCCAGTTGTTTCACGTGAAACTTTCCGCGTCCCAGCGGGCTAGTTCCCAGCCTCCCCACGGATCCCACACCCATCCTCCGAGTGTTTCACGTGAAACACCGCGACGTCCTCAGCTGGCGGCCCCGTAGCCTCAATTGGGGTGGTGGAGGCACCTCCACTTCCGAATGTCGGAGCTGGGCCACGTTCCCATGGAGAGCCTTGGGTGGAAATTGGGCTCCTTCCAGCGAGGAATGTTTCACGTGAAACACTCTCTCCCAACCGAGAGCTCTGGCGGCCTCTCCCCAAGGTCTGAGGCACGTGGGGAAGCCGCAGT from Candidatus Krumholzibacteriia bacterium encodes the following:
- the mnmG gene encoding tRNA uridine-5-carboxymethylaminomethyl(34) synthesis enzyme MnmG, producing the protein MKRDYDVIVVGAGHAGCEAALAPARMGLRTAALTLRRERIAFMPCNPAIGGLGKGHLVVEVDALGGEMGRAIDATGIQFRLLNRSKGPAVWSPRAQADKHEYSRTMRGVLEAQANLDILETSVESLVVERTPSGRQRLCAIRTAGGEEIGTRALILTTGTFLCGLMHMGDDRLQGGRSGEPAALGLSTALRVLGFELGRLKTGTPPRLLRDSVDVTRFPEQPGDEPPRPFSHTTGKLTLEQVPCWIAATNEEVHALIRANLHRAPMYNGQIQSTGPRYCPSIEDKVVRFAEREQHHLFLEPEGRTSPEIYVNGLSTSLPREVQHEVVRRIRGLEDAVIARYGYAVEYDYVPSGQVRDTLETRLVEGLYLAGQINGTSGYEEAAAQGLMAGINAAARLLDLPPLVLQRSEAYVGVLIDDLVRLSLVEPYRMFTSRAEFRLGLRIDNADERLMPYAERYGLLDPPLRRHRERMEADRALLDALLSRRLDPVAVRSLAQQAGVAPGLGPYTVEKLVKLGIRADAIATLVPEMRSADTESLEKLEVRVRYAGYVARQEREVAAARKLEERVIPEELSFTAISGLSTESVQKLETLRPRTIGQASRIDGVRAADVALLHVHLERFRRQQSSLGDAPS
- the rsmG gene encoding 16S rRNA (guanine(527)-N(7))-methyltransferase RsmG, producing MSTPPASSGDDPGAAIAAIVRESVSVLPAPNPALEPQLRQYLEALLVANRGINLVSRKDTLVHLARFTRECLFLASLLERDASAHRDAIGLLDIGSGGGFPGIVLKLALPQVETVLVEGTQKKARFLADVCGSLDLRGIKVIWARAEALVDRASQYHRPDMRHDFDWVTAKGLGLLRDTLDLAAPFLRDGGELWTFKGAGYESEVDASRRRLTQLGCRLQRVERIPVEQESYVLAVRRLPGSKRPSQSCD